One stretch of Alcaligenes aquatilis DNA includes these proteins:
- a CDS encoding RelA/SpoT family protein, producing the protein MNHTASPPMAESAFNPLWFAQASHGLDEAGRTLLQAAADWAGPILLDLAGSTGEPLDSHCAQVALILAGLGVDAQTRASALLAVTPAPGPEIKQDPVQKAFGAEVMTLVRGSRALYRLGSLTGQAKEQTGGGDQKEMKRKMLLAMAADLRIVLMRLASRLQSLRWYRQSRNVCPVGFARETLELYTPLANRLGIWQIKWEMEDLAFRFLNPEVYKHIASQLEDKRVERETLISQVRDQLLAALKREHIVAEVSGRPKHIFSIWNKMRNKHLDFEQLFDLRALRVIVEDERSCYHTLAVVHSLWTPVPEEFDDYISRPKPNGYRSLHTVIADAQGRCFEIQIRTRDMHQFAEYGMAAHWRYKEAGAQGGQQVADGEDDRKIAWMRQLLAWDREASTSNATAPGPQADSSKESASEKTVEPVASKKPAVARPLKAQEDEHIYVLTPQARVIELPVGATPVDFAYYLHTDLGHRCRGARVDGQMVPLSTRLSTGQTVEIVAAKSGGPSRDWLNVQLGFLASPRSRSKVRAWFNAIELQQRISQGQSMVEKELQRLGRTAVNLEQMAQQLGFAKADDLYVAVAKDEFSLRQVDALFREDVQEEEPVQRVFDAARESVSKTGKSGVLVVGVDSLMTQLARCCRPAPPDLIAGFVTRGRGVSIHRADCKSYQELADRQPERAISVDWGDTGDTQYPVDLAIEAQEHPSLLRDLSEVFARLRLNVTGINTLSRRSLTRMIFTIEVRDGEQIQKALAALNELSGVSARRYSS; encoded by the coding sequence ATGAATCACACCGCTTCCCCCCCTATGGCCGAGTCGGCCTTCAACCCTCTATGGTTCGCGCAAGCCAGCCACGGACTGGATGAAGCAGGGCGTACGCTATTGCAGGCGGCTGCCGACTGGGCGGGGCCTATTTTGCTGGATCTGGCCGGAAGTACCGGCGAACCGTTGGACAGCCATTGCGCTCAGGTAGCGCTTATTTTGGCTGGTTTGGGTGTGGATGCCCAAACCCGTGCCAGCGCCTTGTTGGCCGTCACCCCCGCCCCTGGGCCGGAGATCAAACAGGATCCGGTTCAAAAAGCCTTTGGTGCCGAGGTCATGACCTTGGTGCGTGGCTCGCGCGCCTTGTACCGCCTGGGATCGCTGACAGGCCAGGCCAAGGAGCAGACGGGCGGGGGTGATCAAAAAGAAATGAAGCGCAAGATGCTGCTGGCGATGGCCGCCGATTTGCGCATTGTCTTGATGCGCCTGGCCTCGCGCTTGCAGTCCTTGCGCTGGTACCGACAGTCCAGAAATGTCTGTCCGGTAGGGTTCGCGCGCGAAACGCTGGAGCTGTATACGCCGCTGGCTAACCGCCTGGGGATTTGGCAGATCAAGTGGGAAATGGAGGATCTGGCCTTTCGTTTTCTGAACCCCGAGGTTTACAAACATATTGCCAGTCAGTTGGAAGACAAGCGCGTGGAGCGCGAAACCCTGATCAGTCAGGTTCGTGATCAACTTTTGGCGGCCTTGAAACGCGAGCATATCGTGGCCGAGGTCTCGGGCCGACCCAAGCATATCTTCAGCATCTGGAACAAGATGCGTAACAAGCATCTGGACTTTGAACAACTGTTTGATTTGCGCGCCTTGCGCGTCATCGTTGAGGATGAACGCAGCTGCTACCACACGTTGGCTGTGGTGCATTCCTTGTGGACGCCTGTGCCCGAGGAGTTTGACGATTACATCTCCCGCCCCAAGCCCAATGGTTATCGCTCCTTGCATACCGTCATTGCGGATGCGCAGGGGCGTTGCTTTGAAATTCAGATCCGCACGCGCGACATGCATCAGTTCGCGGAATACGGGATGGCTGCCCACTGGCGCTACAAGGAGGCGGGAGCCCAAGGCGGGCAGCAGGTGGCCGATGGTGAGGACGATAGAAAGATCGCCTGGATGCGTCAATTGCTGGCCTGGGACAGGGAGGCGTCCACGTCAAACGCTACCGCGCCTGGTCCGCAAGCAGACAGCAGCAAAGAGTCGGCTTCCGAAAAGACAGTAGAACCCGTCGCCAGTAAGAAACCGGCAGTCGCCCGGCCTTTGAAGGCTCAGGAAGACGAGCATATTTATGTGCTGACGCCGCAGGCTCGCGTTATCGAGCTGCCTGTGGGGGCGACGCCGGTGGACTTTGCCTACTATCTGCATACCGATCTGGGCCACCGTTGTCGCGGTGCGCGGGTTGATGGGCAGATGGTGCCTTTGTCCACGCGTTTGTCGACGGGCCAGACGGTAGAGATTGTGGCGGCCAAATCCGGTGGCCCCTCGCGTGACTGGCTGAACGTACAACTGGGCTTTCTGGCCAGCCCGCGTTCGCGCTCCAAGGTGCGGGCCTGGTTCAACGCGATTGAATTGCAGCAGCGTATCTCCCAAGGCCAGAGCATGGTCGAAAAAGAGCTGCAAAGGCTGGGCCGTACCGCCGTCAATCTGGAACAGATGGCCCAGCAACTGGGTTTTGCCAAGGCGGATGACTTGTATGTGGCGGTGGCCAAGGATGAATTCAGTCTGCGCCAAGTGGACGCCTTGTTCCGTGAGGATGTGCAGGAAGAAGAACCCGTACAGCGCGTGTTTGATGCGGCCCGGGAAAGTGTTTCCAAAACCGGGAAAAGCGGTGTGCTGGTGGTGGGCGTGGACTCCCTCATGACACAGCTGGCCCGCTGTTGCCGTCCCGCACCGCCTGACCTGATTGCCGGTTTTGTGACCCGTGGTCGGGGAGTATCCATACACCGTGCCGACTGCAAGTCTTATCAGGAACTGGCTGATCGACAACCTGAAAGGGCTATTAGCGTTGATTGGGGCGATACGGGGGATACTCAGTATCCGGTGGATCTGGCGATTGAGGCTCAGGAGCATCCCAGCCTCTTGCGTGATCTGTCTGAAGTATTTGCCCGCCTGCGCTTGAACGTAACGGGTATTAATACCTTGAGCCGTCGTTCGTTGACACGCATGATATTTACCATTGAAGTGCGTGATGGCGAGCAAATTCAAAAGGCTTTAGCGGCCTTGAACGAGTTATCGGGTGTTAGCGCCCGCCGCTACTCGTCCTGA
- a CDS encoding RnfABCDGE type electron transport complex subunit B, translating to MSNTLIRRIDALLPQTQCTRCGYDACLPYAQAIALEGEAINRCPPGGQEGVQALAELLGREALPLDPSCGEFTGPSRAVIIEEHCIGCTLCIQACPVDAIIGANKLMHTVLADRCTGCELCVPPCPVDCISMIPTDEWSSEQAIQARLDTERRRDRLLARHQESSDLAARTLANKPVLANSADQADKREASIASALARARARRAGKTASETTP from the coding sequence ATGTCCAACACCTTAATACGGCGCATTGACGCCCTGCTCCCTCAAACCCAGTGCACCCGCTGTGGTTACGATGCCTGTTTGCCCTATGCCCAAGCCATTGCGCTTGAAGGCGAGGCGATCAACCGCTGCCCGCCCGGCGGCCAGGAAGGCGTGCAGGCCCTGGCCGAGCTGCTGGGTCGTGAAGCCCTGCCCCTGGACCCTTCCTGTGGGGAATTCACCGGCCCCAGCCGCGCAGTCATTATTGAAGAGCACTGCATTGGTTGCACGCTCTGTATTCAGGCCTGTCCGGTGGACGCCATTATCGGTGCCAACAAATTGATGCACACCGTACTGGCTGACCGCTGTACCGGCTGTGAGCTATGTGTGCCGCCCTGTCCAGTAGACTGCATCAGCATGATCCCTACGGATGAATGGAGCAGCGAACAGGCCATACAGGCTCGCCTGGACACGGAACGACGCCGCGACCGCCTGCTGGCCCGACACCAGGAAAGCTCGGATCTGGCTGCCCGTACGCTAGCTAATAAACCCGTCCTGGCCAACTCGGCCGATCAGGCCGATAAACGAGAGGCCTCCATTGCCTCTGCTCTGGCCCGCGCCCGTGCGCGACGCGCCGGCAAGACTGCAAGCGAAACTACGCCATGA
- a CDS encoding flavodoxin family protein has product MSLNTCRQLLLIWHSRTGAARQLAEQAEQGALEVLQELGGLEQIRIKRLHCDQVQAQDLRDSHAYLFCAPENLASLSGAMKECLDRNYYEVLDQLNGRPYSALISAGSDGQGAQRQLERICTGWRLELAAPIRIFNFHAQTPEAILAPKTLNEKHIAQAREAGGHLAALLCL; this is encoded by the coding sequence ATGAGTCTGAACACATGCCGCCAGCTTCTATTGATTTGGCACTCCCGTACCGGCGCGGCCCGGCAATTGGCTGAACAGGCTGAACAAGGCGCGCTGGAGGTGCTCCAGGAGTTGGGAGGGCTAGAACAGATCCGTATCAAACGTTTGCATTGCGATCAGGTGCAAGCGCAGGATTTGCGCGACTCCCACGCTTATCTGTTCTGCGCCCCCGAAAACCTGGCCAGTCTGAGCGGGGCCATGAAAGAGTGTCTGGACCGGAATTACTACGAGGTGCTGGATCAGCTAAATGGCCGTCCCTACTCTGCCTTGATCAGTGCCGGTAGCGATGGACAAGGAGCCCAGCGACAACTGGAGCGGATTTGTACCGGCTGGCGGCTGGAGCTGGCCGCCCCGATCCGGATCTTCAATTTTCACGCCCAGACGCCTGAGGCCATTCTGGCGCCCAAGACCTTGAATGAGAAGCACATTGCCCAGGCACGTGAAGCCGGAGGGCATCTGGCGGCACTGCTGTGTCTATGA
- the trpA gene encoding tryptophan synthase subunit alpha codes for MSSNVRLQKTFEGLNGRCALVPYITAGDPSVPATVALMHALRQAGADVIELGVPFSDPTADGPVIQQAAERAISRGVGLRKVLEIVQQFRLIDEETPVVLMGYANPIERIGQAEFAVMAGKAGVDGVLTVDYPPEESEDFTRLLTEQGVDTIFLLSPTSTDERIAKVAELAQGYVYYVSLKGVTGSAQIDVADVEHHLQRIRQHVKIPVGVGFGIRDAQSAKAISRCADAVVIGSKLIQTMEQAVQENAGKEQKDKDAAAVAAASQWLAQIRQALDN; via the coding sequence ATGTCGAGTAATGTGCGTCTGCAAAAGACGTTTGAAGGTTTGAACGGGCGTTGCGCCCTGGTGCCGTATATTACGGCCGGAGACCCTTCGGTGCCCGCTACCGTGGCCTTGATGCATGCCTTGCGTCAGGCCGGGGCAGATGTCATTGAATTGGGTGTGCCTTTTTCTGATCCCACTGCCGATGGCCCGGTGATTCAGCAAGCCGCTGAACGTGCCATCAGCCGTGGTGTCGGCTTGCGTAAAGTGCTGGAGATTGTGCAGCAGTTTCGCCTGATCGACGAGGAAACGCCGGTTGTGCTGATGGGTTACGCCAATCCTATCGAACGTATCGGTCAGGCCGAGTTTGCCGTGATGGCAGGCAAGGCGGGTGTGGACGGCGTGCTGACGGTGGATTACCCGCCTGAAGAGTCCGAGGATTTCACCCGTTTGCTGACCGAGCAGGGCGTGGACACCATTTTCCTGCTGTCGCCCACTTCCACGGACGAACGCATTGCCAAGGTGGCCGAGTTGGCTCAAGGCTATGTGTACTATGTTTCCCTGAAAGGGGTGACCGGTTCGGCCCAGATTGATGTGGCTGATGTGGAACACCACTTGCAGCGCATTCGTCAGCACGTCAAAATTCCGGTCGGAGTAGGTTTCGGGATTCGTGATGCGCAAAGTGCCAAAGCCATCTCCCGTTGTGCGGACGCAGTTGTTATTGGTTCCAAGCTGATTCAGACTATGGAGCAGGCTGTGCAAGAAAACGCGGGCAAAGAGCAAAAGGATAAGGACGCAGCGGCGGTTGCCGCGGCCAGTCAATGGCTCGCACAGATACGTCAGGCGCTGGATAATTAG
- a CDS encoding polyhydroxyalkanoate depolymerase, whose product MLYDLHELQRSFLAPLAAFTGTGSQWFSNPYSPLAYTPLSRQLAAASELVHRIGKDYEKPTWGLDETQIDGQTVAVQEVEHLSKPFCRLIHFKRDHPKADQDPTILLVAPLSGHHATLLRETVRALLPDHSVYVTDWIDARMVPRSAGPFHLDDYVLYVQEFIQALGPKVHVMSVCQPTVPVLAAVSLMASRRSAVMPRSMIMMGGPIDTRQSPTEVNRLATTKSYSWFENNLIHRVPTKYPGAHRRVYPGFLQHAGFVAMNPDRHVSSHYDFYQHLIKGDDDDAQAHRRFYDEYNAVLDMPAEFYLDTIRIVFQEHRLPKGQWHVHGEQVRPQDIDGVALFTIEGELDDISGQGQTHSAQGLCSKIAPELKQQFTAPNCGHYGIFSGSRWRTLICPKIRDFIRQHN is encoded by the coding sequence ATGCTTTACGATCTGCACGAACTTCAGCGGTCCTTTCTGGCTCCGCTCGCCGCCTTTACCGGCACCGGCTCTCAATGGTTTTCCAACCCCTACAGTCCACTGGCCTATACGCCCCTGTCGCGCCAACTGGCGGCGGCCTCTGAACTGGTACACCGTATCGGCAAGGATTACGAAAAACCAACCTGGGGGCTGGACGAAACCCAGATCGACGGCCAAACCGTCGCCGTGCAGGAGGTCGAGCACCTGAGCAAACCGTTCTGTAGGCTGATCCACTTCAAGCGCGATCATCCCAAAGCGGATCAGGACCCCACGATCCTGCTGGTCGCGCCTCTGTCCGGCCACCACGCCACCTTGCTGCGCGAAACCGTACGCGCGCTGCTGCCCGATCACTCGGTTTATGTTACTGACTGGATTGATGCCCGCATGGTGCCTCGTTCAGCCGGCCCCTTCCATCTGGACGATTACGTCCTGTATGTGCAGGAATTCATCCAGGCACTGGGCCCGAAAGTGCACGTCATGTCGGTTTGTCAGCCCACGGTGCCGGTCTTGGCTGCCGTCTCCTTAATGGCAAGCCGTCGCTCGGCCGTGATGCCACGCAGCATGATCATGATGGGTGGCCCCATCGACACGCGTCAGTCCCCCACCGAGGTGAATCGTCTGGCCACCACCAAGTCCTATTCCTGGTTCGAAAACAATCTGATTCACCGGGTGCCCACCAAATACCCTGGTGCTCACCGCCGTGTGTACCCCGGCTTTTTGCAGCATGCCGGTTTTGTCGCCATGAATCCGGATCGTCACGTCAGCTCACACTACGACTTTTATCAGCACCTGATCAAAGGTGACGATGACGATGCACAAGCCCACCGCCGTTTCTACGACGAATACAACGCCGTGCTGGACATGCCCGCCGAGTTCTACCTGGACACGATCCGCATTGTGTTCCAGGAGCACCGTCTGCCCAAAGGCCAATGGCACGTGCATGGCGAACAAGTCCGCCCCCAGGATATCGATGGCGTGGCCTTGTTTACTATTGAAGGCGAATTGGACGATATTTCCGGCCAGGGCCAGACTCATTCGGCTCAGGGGCTATGTTCGAAAATCGCGCCTGAACTCAAGCAACAATTCACCGCGCCCAACTGTGGTCATTACGGGATTTTCTCCGGAAGCCGCTGGCGCACGCTGATCTGTCCTAAAATCAGGGACTTCATCCGTCAGCACAACTGA
- the trpB gene encoding tryptophan synthase subunit beta: MKTYTLPDPDGHFGQFGGSFVAETLVHALDELKAAYEQYRNDPEFLREFHYELKHFVGRPSPVYHARRWSEQLGGAQIWFKREDLNHTGAHKINNCIGQILLARRMGKPRIIAETGAGQHGVATATVAARYGLECVVYMGSEDVRRQASNVYRMKLLGATVVPVESGSRTLKDALNEAMRDWVTNISNTFYIIGTVAGPHPYPMMVRDFQCVIGEECVQQMPEDAGRQPDYVLASVGGGSNAMGIFYPYIEHKDVELIGVEAAGRGLDTLEHSASLNKGLVGVLHGNRTYVLQDDDGNVMPTHSVSAGLDYPGVGPEHAWLKDCGRAHYATCTDEDALKAFHDCCRIEGIMPALESSHALAHAARIAPTLSKDKIILVSLSGRGDKDMHTVAEYGGLTL; this comes from the coding sequence TTGAAAACCTATACCTTGCCCGACCCGGATGGACATTTTGGTCAGTTTGGTGGTTCGTTTGTCGCTGAAACGCTGGTCCACGCCCTGGACGAGTTGAAAGCAGCCTACGAACAGTATCGGAACGATCCTGAGTTTCTGCGCGAGTTTCATTACGAACTCAAGCATTTTGTCGGTCGTCCCAGCCCCGTGTACCATGCCCGTCGATGGTCGGAGCAACTAGGTGGAGCTCAGATCTGGTTCAAGCGCGAAGACCTCAATCACACTGGCGCACACAAGATCAATAACTGTATTGGTCAGATCCTGCTGGCTCGCCGCATGGGCAAGCCACGCATTATTGCTGAAACCGGTGCAGGCCAGCACGGCGTGGCAACGGCTACGGTCGCTGCCCGTTACGGTCTGGAATGTGTGGTCTACATGGGTAGCGAGGACGTGCGTCGTCAGGCTTCCAATGTGTACCGCATGAAGCTGCTCGGTGCGACGGTTGTGCCCGTGGAATCCGGTTCGCGCACCCTGAAAGATGCGCTGAACGAGGCTATGCGTGACTGGGTCACCAACATCAGTAATACCTTCTACATCATTGGTACGGTGGCTGGCCCTCATCCTTACCCGATGATGGTGCGCGACTTCCAATGCGTGATCGGTGAAGAGTGCGTGCAGCAAATGCCTGAGGATGCCGGTCGTCAGCCTGATTACGTCTTGGCGTCGGTCGGTGGCGGTTCCAATGCCATGGGCATTTTCTACCCCTATATCGAGCACAAGGATGTGGAGCTGATCGGTGTGGAAGCGGCTGGACGCGGCCTGGATACGCTGGAGCACTCGGCTTCCCTGAACAAGGGACTGGTGGGTGTGCTGCACGGTAACCGTACCTATGTACTGCAGGATGATGACGGCAACGTCATGCCTACGCACTCGGTGTCGGCTGGTCTGGATTACCCGGGTGTGGGCCCCGAGCACGCCTGGCTGAAAGATTGTGGCCGCGCCCACTACGCCACCTGCACCGATGAAGACGCTCTGAAAGCGTTTCACGATTGCTGCCGCATCGAAGGCATCATGCCTGCGCTGGAGTCCTCGCACGCGCTGGCTCATGCGGCTCGCATTGCTCCGACTTTGTCCAAGGATAAAATCATTCTGGTCAGTTTGTCCGGTCGTGGCGATAAGGACATGCATACGGTCGCCGAGTACGGCGGCTTGACTCTGTAA
- the fdxA gene encoding ferredoxin FdxA produces MTHVVTENCIKCKFTDCVDVCPVDCFREGPNFLVIDPDECIDCAVCIPECPANAIFAEEDVPQDQVHFIELNAELTPVFGSINRSKKPLEDADDWNGVENKLQYLER; encoded by the coding sequence ATGACCCACGTCGTCACCGAAAACTGTATCAAGTGCAAATTCACCGATTGTGTGGACGTGTGCCCCGTCGACTGTTTTCGTGAAGGCCCGAACTTTCTGGTGATTGACCCGGACGAGTGCATTGACTGCGCCGTCTGTATTCCCGAATGCCCGGCCAATGCCATTTTTGCCGAAGAGGACGTGCCCCAAGATCAGGTGCACTTCATCGAACTGAACGCTGAATTGACGCCTGTTTTTGGCAGCATCAACCGCTCCAAAAAACCGCTGGAAGATGCGGACGACTGGAACGGTGTGGAGAACAAACTACAGTATCTGGAACGCTAA
- the pncB gene encoding nicotinate phosphoribosyltransferase, whose product MIITSLLDTDLYKFSMMQVVLHHFPAAHVEYRYKCRTPNINLSQYLDEIRAEIHALCQLRFSDAELDYLRSLRFIKSDFVDFLGLFHLPERCIQVQAGAVPGEIEISVQGPWLHTILFEIPVLAIVNEVYFRNECPQPQWAEGRERLQSKMRLVVDDPALSDFRVADYGTRRRFSKQWHEEVVTTMIEQMKPHFAGTSNVWLAMKYGVTPLGTMGHEYLQACQALGPRLRDSQIFALEVWAKEYRGDLGIALSDVYGMDAFLRDFDMYFCKLFDGARHDSGDPFIWGERLLAHYQANRTDPRTKTLVFSDGLTIPKAIELALRFAGRCKVSFGIGTNLTNDLGHEPLQIVMKMVRCNGQPVAKVSDAPEKTMCDDPAYLAYLRQVFQLPPA is encoded by the coding sequence ATGATCATTACCTCTTTACTTGATACGGACCTGTACAAGTTTTCCATGATGCAGGTTGTCTTGCATCATTTCCCGGCTGCGCATGTGGAGTATCGCTATAAATGCCGCACTCCCAATATTAATTTAAGCCAGTACCTGGACGAGATCCGGGCGGAAATTCATGCCCTGTGCCAGTTGCGTTTTTCTGACGCCGAGCTGGATTATTTACGCAGCCTGCGCTTTATCAAAAGCGATTTTGTCGATTTTCTGGGTCTGTTCCATCTGCCCGAGCGTTGCATTCAGGTGCAGGCTGGGGCTGTTCCCGGCGAGATCGAAATTTCGGTCCAAGGCCCCTGGCTGCATACGATTCTGTTCGAGATCCCGGTGCTGGCCATCGTGAACGAGGTCTACTTTCGCAATGAATGTCCACAACCACAATGGGCGGAAGGGCGCGAGCGTCTGCAGTCCAAGATGCGTCTGGTGGTCGATGATCCGGCCTTAAGTGACTTTCGTGTGGCTGACTACGGCACGCGCCGTCGCTTTTCCAAGCAGTGGCACGAAGAAGTGGTCACCACCATGATTGAGCAGATGAAACCGCACTTTGCCGGCACCAGCAACGTCTGGCTGGCCATGAAGTATGGGGTAACGCCGCTGGGCACCATGGGACACGAATATTTGCAGGCTTGTCAGGCTCTGGGCCCTCGCTTGCGTGATTCGCAGATTTTCGCCCTGGAGGTGTGGGCCAAAGAATATCGCGGTGACCTGGGCATTGCCTTGTCGGATGTGTACGGCATGGATGCTTTCCTGCGCGACTTTGACATGTATTTTTGCAAGCTGTTTGACGGTGCCCGTCACGACTCGGGCGATCCTTTCATCTGGGGTGAGCGCTTGCTGGCGCACTATCAGGCTAACCGTACCGATCCGCGTACCAAGACCTTGGTGTTTTCTGATGGTTTGACCATTCCCAAAGCCATTGAGCTGGCGCTGCGTTTTGCAGGTCGCTGCAAGGTGTCTTTTGGGATTGGCACCAACCTAACCAATGACCTTGGCCATGAGCCTTTGCAGATTGTCATGAAGATGGTGCGCTGCAATGGTCAGCCGGTGGCGAAAGTGTCCGATGCTCCGGAAAAGACCATGTGTGATGATCCGGCGTATCTGGCGTATTTGCGGCAGGTTTTTCAGTTGCCGCCAGCGTAA